ACCGTGATGACTCCGGCCCCTGGGTGCTCGGTTTCGCACTCCTCGCCCTGGGCGGGCTCATGCTCGCCCTGTTCATCCCGCGCCGTCGCGTCTGGGTCAAGGCCACGGCGGGAACCGACGCCATCGCCCTGGAATACGCGGGTCTCGCGCGCGGCGAAGACCCGACGATCGCCGCCGCCCTCGACGACCTCGTCGCCGGGCACGCGCGGCTCCTCGACCAGGACGGCGGCTCGACCGCCCTCCCCGAGGCCGGCGCATCGACCGACGAAGCCGCCGAGAAGCCCGCCCCGGCATCCGACACCCCGAAAGTAGACTGAACCCATGCTCGACCTCACCGTGATCTCGCCGATCCTGCTGTGGACGGCGATCGCGATCTACGCCGCCGCCTTCGTGGCCTACGCTTTCGACCTCGCGCGTCGCTCGCAGCTGAGCGCCGACTCGCAGATGGTCACCGAATCGGCACTCGTCGGCGCCGGCGTCGGTGCGCGGGGAAACAGCGCGGTGCGGGCGACCGCCGGTGGCACCGATGCCCCGCCACAGCGCTTCGTCATGGCACGCATCGGCACCTCGCTGACTGTGCTCGGATTCCTGTTCCACTTCGGTGCGACCCTCACCCGCGGCATCTCCGCGGGTCGCGTGCCCTGGGCCAACCTGTACGAGTTCGCGATGATCGGCACGCTGCTCATCATCGCCGTGTACCTGGTCGTGCTGCTGCGCGTCGATCTGCGCTTCCTCGGTACCTTCATCACCGGCCTCATCGTCGTGCTGCTCGGCCTCGCGGCCACGAACTTCTACATCGATGTGACCCCGCTCATGGATCCGCTCAAGAGCGTGTGGCTGGTCATCCACGTGTTCGTCGCCTCTCTGGGCACCGCGTTCTTCGCGCTCTCGTTCGCGCTGTCGGTCATCCAGCTGATGCAGTCGCGCCGCGAGCGCCTCGTCTCCGACGGTGCAGAGAAGACAGGCCCCGGATTCCTGCGGACCTTCCCGGGCTCCGAGCGTCTCGAGAGCATGGCGTACCGCTTCACGATCATCGGGTTCATCCTGTGGACGTTCACCCTGATCGCCGGGTCGATCTGGGCGTACTACGCCTGGAGCCGCTTCTGGGGCTTCGACGTGAAGGAGACCTGGACCTTCGTGATCTGGGTGCTGTACGCCGGCTACATCCACGCCAGGGCGACGCGCGGATGGCGCGGCAACCCCTCGGCATGGCTCGCCATCGTCGGGTTCTCGGCCGTGCTGTTCAACTTCACCATCGTCAACGTGTTCTTCAAGGGACTGCACGCGTACTCCGGCCTCAGCTGAGCGCCTCGCGTCGCGGTCTCATCACGTGCATACAGCGATATGCTCATCGCGTGGGGAGCTCTGCGCGAAAGGTGAGGAGTGTTCTGTGACCATTGACGTCGGAATCATCGAAGACCATCCGGCCATGCTGCTCGGCACCGTGGCGATGCTCCATCGGAGCGATGACATCCGCGTCGTCGCGCATGGAACAACCGCCGCAGCCGTCGCCCGATATCCCGGGCACCTCGACGTGGTGCTGCTCGATCTGTCGCTCGCCGACGGCTCCACGCCCACCGAGAACATCGCGGCGTTGACGCCCTTCGGTGCGCCGATCATCGCCTACACCTCGGGGGAGCGCCCTCACCTGATCCGAGAAGCGGCGCGCGCCGGAGCGTCGGGGATGATCCGCAAGTCGGAACGGATCGATCAGATTCCCGAATCGGTGCGCCGCGCCGCACGGGGCGAGGTCGTCGCGAGCGCCGACTGGGCCGCGGCCCTCGAGTCGGACCGCGAGTTCGTCTCGGCGCAGTTGAGCCCACGCGAGTCCGAGGTTCTCTCGCTCTACGCTTCGGGCGAGACGGCCAAGCAGGTCGCCCAGCTGCTGTACCTGTCACCCGAGACGATCATCGACCACGTGCGTCGCATCCGCGCCAAGTACGCGGCGGTGGATCGTGCGGCGCCGACGAAGGTCGACCTGTTCCGCCGCGCGGTCGAAGACGGGCTCGTCGCGCCCGAACGCTGAGCCCGAACGCTGAGCCCGAACGCTGAGCCCTGCCGCCGAGCGCCGGACACCGATCTCCCCGACACCGATCGTCAGCCGGTGAACGGCCAGATCAGCGGCACGTAGAACACGGCGACCAGGAAGAACAGCAGCATGAGCGGCAGGCCGAGCCGGGCGTAGTCGCCGAACCGATAGCCGCCGGGCTCCATCACGAGCAGGTTGGCCGGGGTCGCCACCGGCGTGAGGAACGCTGCGGCGCCGGCGATCGTGAGCGCCATCAGGAACGGCAGCACCGAGGAGTCCATCGCGCTCGCCAGCGCGACCGCCACGGGGGCGACGATCAGCACGGTGGCCGTATTGCTGATCAGCTGGCCGAGCACGAGCGTGATCAGCACGATCACCGCGATCGCCGCGTGCGGGCCGGTATCGCCCAGCAGATCGCGCAGCGTGTCGGCGATCAGCGCCGCCGCCCCCGTCTGCTGGAAGGCGGTCGAGAGCGGGATCATGCCGGCCACGAGGATGACGGTGGTCCACGAGATCGAGCGGTACGCGCGGGCGATCGGTACGACACCGGTGAGGATCAGGGCACCCGCCGCCAGGAGGCCGGCGATGGCCGCCGGAACGATCCCGGTCGCCAGCAGCACGATCATGGCGACGACGATCACACCGGTGCGCTTCGCACCGGCGCCGAGCGGGACCGAGCGCCGGAGTGTGAGCGGCGCATCGACGACCAGCACCTCCTCGCGCAGAGCCGTGTGTCGGTGCAGATCGTCCCAGGGGCCGTCGAGCAGCAGCGCATCGCCCGCGCGGAGGGTACCGCCGGCGTCATCCAGCGTCTCACTGCCCCGGCGCACGCCGAGCACGACGAGGTCGCCGCTGGGCGTGCACATGCCGGGGAAGACATGCAGTCCGATGAGGGAGGACCGCGGCGGCACGACGACCTCGGCGACGCCTCGTGACGCAGACATCAGCGTGCGGTCGGGGGCGATCTCGTAGTCCGCGCGCAGCGTCACGGCCAGCTGCTCGAGATCGATCGGTGCCGACGCGGCCGCACGCGACGGAAGCAGGCGCGCGCCGAAGAGCAGGATGATCGCGAGCGTGCCGACGACGAGGGGGAGCCCGGCGAGCGCGAACTCGAAGAAGCCGAAGGGGCGTCCGCCGTTGTCGGCCGAGATCTCGGACACGATGATGTTCACGGGAGTTCCGGTGAGGGCGAGCATCGACCCGGCGTGGGCGGAGAACGCCAGGGGCATGAGCATCTGCGAGGGCGCGATCCCCGCCCGAGCGGCCACGACGACCACGAGCGGCAGCAAGGCGGCGACGGCGCCGTTCACGCTGATCACAGCGGTCAAGACGGCAGTGAGCAGGCCGATCGTGAGGAGCAGACGCCCACGGTGCGTGCCCGTGCGCGTGACGACCTCCTGGCCGGCCCACGCGACGATCCCCGTCGACTCGAGGGCTTCGCTCACCACGAACAGGGCGGCGATGAACAGCACGGTGGGGTCCCCGAAGCCGGCGAGAGCGCTGTGCAGGTCGAGCACGCCGAAGAGGTACAGCGCGACCGATACGCCGACGGCCACCACACCCAGGGGAATGCGATTGGACACGAAGGCGATGACCGCGCACAGCAGAATGACGAGAGTCGTCGCGATGGGGTCCATAGGCCTGACCATAAAGGGCAGTGCGCGACGCGGCATCCCCCAATACTGGGGGGGTGCTGTTCGCGTGTCTCACGCCAGGATGGGGATATGCCTGCAGAGAAGGAACTGAGCGCCTCGAGCGCCGACAACAAGGGGTTCCTGAACTGGATCGAGAAGGTCGGCAACAAGGTGCCCGACCCGACGATCATGTTCGTCTACCTGATCGGAATCATCGCGGTGCTGTCCGCGATCCTGTCGTGGGTGGGGGTGTCGGTGACCGATGACGTGGTCACCCCGGTACCGCGCGACGAGTTCTCCCAGATCAACGAGCACCTCGGCGGCACGTGGAGCATCTACGACTCCGTCACCGGGCAGCCCGCAGAGGTGCCCGACTACATCGTCGAGGAGCGCACCTTCGAGGTGCGCAACCTGCTCTCGGTCGACGGGGTGCGGTTCTTCTTCACGTCGTTCGTCGACAACTTCGCGGGCTTCGGCGTCGTCGCCGTGGTGCTCATCGCGATGGCCGGCGTCGGCGTCGCCGAGCACGCGGGGCTCATGGGTGCGCTCATCCGTCGCGTGGTGAAGGTGGCGCCGCGGCGCTGGTTGGCGTTCATCCTGATCTTCGTCGGCGTGCTCTCGTCGGTCGCCACGGATGCCGGGTATCTGATCCTCGTTCCGCTCGCCGCGGCCGCGTTCCTGACCGTCGGTCGAAATCCGCTCGCGGGGCTCGCAGCCGCGTTCGCGGGCGTCGGGGCGGCCTTCGGGGCGAATCTGCTGATCACACCGAGCGACAGCATGCTCACCGAGATCACGAACGAGGTGTTGACCTCGGCGGGCATGGAACCGATCGAGGTGACGCAGAACTTCTACTTCGGCATCGTGTCGTCGATCATGCTCGCGGTCGTGGCCTTGCTCGTCACCGTCTTCATCACCGAGAAGCGCCTGGGCACCTACGATCGCCGTGAGATGACGATCGTCGAGGAGGCGGAGTCGATCGACCATGATGCCGAAGCCCGCGGATTGAAGTTCTCCTTCTGGGCGTTGCTCGGTTTCGTGGCGCTGATCGCTCTGCTCACGGCCCCTCCCGGCGCCCCGCTGCGCGACCCGGAGACGGGAGCGATCATCGGCACGACGCCGTTCATGGCGAGCCTGG
The sequence above is drawn from the Candidatus Microbacterium colombiense genome and encodes:
- the ccsB gene encoding c-type cytochrome biogenesis protein CcsB; the encoded protein is MLDLTVISPILLWTAIAIYAAAFVAYAFDLARRSQLSADSQMVTESALVGAGVGARGNSAVRATAGGTDAPPQRFVMARIGTSLTVLGFLFHFGATLTRGISAGRVPWANLYEFAMIGTLLIIAVYLVVLLRVDLRFLGTFITGLIVVLLGLAATNFYIDVTPLMDPLKSVWLVIHVFVASLGTAFFALSFALSVIQLMQSRRERLVSDGAEKTGPGFLRTFPGSERLESMAYRFTIIGFILWTFTLIAGSIWAYYAWSRFWGFDVKETWTFVIWVLYAGYIHARATRGWRGNPSAWLAIVGFSAVLFNFTIVNVFFKGLHAYSGLS
- a CDS encoding response regulator transcription factor, coding for MTIDVGIIEDHPAMLLGTVAMLHRSDDIRVVAHGTTAAAVARYPGHLDVVLLDLSLADGSTPTENIAALTPFGAPIIAYTSGERPHLIREAARAGASGMIRKSERIDQIPESVRRAARGEVVASADWAAALESDREFVSAQLSPRESEVLSLYASGETAKQVAQLLYLSPETIIDHVRRIRAKYAAVDRAAPTKVDLFRRAVEDGLVAPER
- a CDS encoding SLC13 family permease, which codes for MDPIATTLVILLCAVIAFVSNRIPLGVVAVGVSVALYLFGVLDLHSALAGFGDPTVLFIAALFVVSEALESTGIVAWAGQEVVTRTGTHRGRLLLTIGLLTAVLTAVISVNGAVAALLPLVVVVAARAGIAPSQMLMPLAFSAHAGSMLALTGTPVNIIVSEISADNGGRPFGFFEFALAGLPLVVGTLAIILLFGARLLPSRAAASAPIDLEQLAVTLRADYEIAPDRTLMSASRGVAEVVVPPRSSLIGLHVFPGMCTPSGDLVVLGVRRGSETLDDAGGTLRAGDALLLDGPWDDLHRHTALREEVLVVDAPLTLRRSVPLGAGAKRTGVIVVAMIVLLATGIVPAAIAGLLAAGALILTGVVPIARAYRSISWTTVILVAGMIPLSTAFQQTGAAALIADTLRDLLGDTGPHAAIAVIVLITLVLGQLISNTATVLIVAPVAVALASAMDSSVLPFLMALTIAGAAAFLTPVATPANLLVMEPGGYRFGDYARLGLPLMLLFFLVAVFYVPLIWPFTG
- a CDS encoding AbgT family transporter yields the protein MPAEKELSASSADNKGFLNWIEKVGNKVPDPTIMFVYLIGIIAVLSAILSWVGVSVTDDVVTPVPRDEFSQINEHLGGTWSIYDSVTGQPAEVPDYIVEERTFEVRNLLSVDGVRFFFTSFVDNFAGFGVVAVVLIAMAGVGVAEHAGLMGALIRRVVKVAPRRWLAFILIFVGVLSSVATDAGYLILVPLAAAAFLTVGRNPLAGLAAAFAGVGAAFGANLLITPSDSMLTEITNEVLTSAGMEPIEVTQNFYFGIVSSIMLAVVALLVTVFITEKRLGTYDRREMTIVEEAESIDHDAEARGLKFSFWALLGFVALIALLTAPPGAPLRDPETGAIIGTTPFMASLVFIISLAFLVCGIAYGAGARTLRGGSAAVAAIAKTFASLGGLLVMFLMIAQFIALFNWTNLPTVAAVSAAELLQQANVPAIVLLLAFILVIVILDFILPGLVPKWVIFAPVFIPIFASLDVAPQTLLAAYRVGDSPVNVLTPLMVYLPFMVTVAQRYKKDAGIGTIIALMIPYAMWMLISWVALYVVWFLLGIPWGPGSPVDMVG